The proteins below come from a single Euzebyales bacterium genomic window:
- a CDS encoding response regulator transcription factor, with protein MSAPAPVVQHDRTGPSPDVVSLLVVDRAGVVSDDVWSMLAARRDLRVVARLATADRLRSVVDRDRPDSVVVTWSGAVDDPEVVTTVSGSACLVIVDDVDAITVAHALRAGARGVVSTSTCSSGELTVAARAVLVGGAHLSSDVAEALATGFRDQRLRVATGDVDRLTRREREVMRLVADGRTNAQIADTLAVSRKTVKNHLTNVYAKLGVTRRAAAVATWQHATSSDS; from the coding sequence GTGAGTGCTCCCGCACCAGTCGTGCAGCACGATCGCACCGGCCCCTCACCCGACGTCGTCTCGCTCCTCGTGGTGGACCGTGCCGGCGTGGTGTCCGACGATGTCTGGTCGATGCTGGCGGCCCGCCGGGATCTGCGTGTCGTGGCGCGCCTCGCGACCGCTGATCGGCTGCGTTCCGTGGTCGACCGCGACCGGCCGGACAGCGTCGTCGTGACGTGGTCCGGTGCCGTCGACGATCCCGAGGTGGTGACGACGGTGTCGGGGAGCGCCTGCCTGGTCATCGTCGATGACGTCGACGCCATCACGGTCGCGCACGCCCTGCGGGCCGGCGCGCGCGGCGTCGTGTCCACCTCGACGTGCTCATCGGGTGAGTTGACCGTCGCGGCACGGGCCGTGCTCGTCGGCGGCGCACATCTGTCGTCGGATGTGGCGGAGGCGCTGGCCACCGGCTTCCGCGACCAGCGACTCCGCGTCGCGACAGGCGATGTCGATCGGTTGACCCGGCGCGAACGCGAGGTGATGCGGCTCGTCGCCGACGGCCGGACGAACGCCCAGATCGCCGACACCCTGGCGGTGTCACGCAAGACCGTCAAGAACCACCTGACCAACGTGTACGCCAAGCTCGGTGTCACCCGGCGCGCCGCCGCTGTCGCCACGTGGCAGCACGCCACCTCGTCGGACTCCTGA